One stretch of Segatella copri DNA includes these proteins:
- a CDS encoding smalltalk protein translates to MKANTWKTILQIAISILTAIATTLGVTSCMG, encoded by the coding sequence ATGAAAGCGAACACTTGGAAAACAATTCTTCAGATAGCCATCAGCATTCTGACCGCTATCGCTACTACGCTCGGAGTAACGAGCTGCATGGGATAA
- a CDS encoding XAC2610-related protein yields MKKIVFILLIFCSFLVVWGCNKNKTKCVPQKEATSDSSMRSNDDTLSLMIEHEVDDVDYGVIIKRGDKTIHRFGYKYPEDDDLVPNEERIDSCLLTDLNFDGIKEDVLFYLGSFGASGTEYFDACVWNPKTEHYDKIEEFKDIPNPKISDKYKCILSRVYVSSAENEYAKYVCTNGHLIKVAELRQYWKGNIYPERDRAVYEEHFVKANVWKRNLKLNQISDFWKPVVPF; encoded by the coding sequence ATGAAAAAGATAGTTTTTATTCTACTCATTTTTTGTAGTTTTCTTGTAGTATGGGGATGCAATAAGAATAAAACGAAATGTGTTCCACAGAAAGAAGCAACTTCTGATTCTTCTATGAGAAGTAATGACGACACTCTAAGCCTTATGATAGAGCATGAGGTTGACGATGTTGATTATGGAGTGATTATAAAACGTGGCGACAAGACCATTCATCGCTTCGGATACAAATATCCTGAAGATGATGATCTTGTACCAAATGAAGAACGTATTGATAGTTGTCTGTTGACTGACTTGAATTTTGACGGTATAAAAGAAGATGTGCTGTTTTATTTGGGTAGCTTTGGAGCTTCTGGCACAGAATATTTTGATGCCTGCGTGTGGAATCCTAAAACTGAGCATTATGACAAAATTGAAGAATTCAAAGATATTCCAAACCCCAAAATCAGCGACAAATACAAATGTATTCTTTCAAGAGTGTATGTTTCTTCCGCAGAGAACGAATATGCAAAATATGTATGCACCAATGGACATCTCATTAAGGTTGCCGAATTGAGACAATATTGGAAAGGGAACATTTATCCAGAGCGAGACAGGGCTGTTTATGAAGAGCATTTTGTTAAAGCTAATGTTTGGAAGAGAAACTTGAAACTAAATCAAATTAGCGATTTCTGGAAACCGGTCGTACCGTTTTGA
- a CDS encoding copper resistance protein NlpE N-terminal domain-containing protein → MLPPNVETTLTLNADGTYLLIQSYNEKQNKQEWLKGSFHVLDYNILMLVYPSNGDNLFYKSEGCQPYYSDRFVW, encoded by the coding sequence GTGTTACCACCTAATGTTGAAACAACACTCACATTAAATGCTGATGGTACCTATTTGTTGATACAGTCATACAATGAAAAGCAGAACAAACAGGAATGGTTAAAAGGTTCTTTCCATGTGCTTGACTACAACATCCTGATGCTTGTGTATCCTTCGAACGGGGACAATCTATTTTATAAGAGTGAGGGATGTCAACCATATTATTCTGATAGATTCGTTTGGTAA
- a CDS encoding DNA-binding protein → MINYSIVMRSVNANLLEINQAKSRINQAKKEGTTPDPKDLELVKTEKQNAFAISQYTDIMTIEKFAKHITSHGSVYSRADISAILYIAVDCMREMLLEGKKIRLGDLGDFSLLLTSKGAEDADKFTSQNITGVKVQWEPGQEFKNLRDDAEFNLVASRSAQAAVIKAIKEGKTSVDLNAPTTPDNTPGASTPGGSNTGQTGSEGQGSESGGGTTGKDDTGDGLE, encoded by the coding sequence ATGATTAATTACAGCATCGTAATGCGTAGCGTGAACGCAAATCTTCTGGAAATCAACCAGGCTAAATCACGCATCAACCAGGCGAAGAAGGAAGGTACTACCCCTGACCCAAAGGACCTGGAACTCGTGAAGACTGAGAAGCAGAATGCTTTCGCCATCTCACAGTACACCGACATCATGACCATCGAGAAGTTTGCCAAGCACATCACCTCTCATGGCAGTGTTTATTCGAGAGCCGACATCAGCGCCATCCTCTACATCGCCGTAGACTGCATGCGTGAGATGTTGCTTGAGGGCAAGAAGATTCGTCTGGGCGACCTCGGTGATTTCTCTCTCCTTCTCACCTCGAAGGGTGCTGAGGATGCCGACAAGTTCACCTCGCAGAACATCACCGGTGTGAAGGTTCAGTGGGAGCCAGGTCAGGAGTTCAAGAACCTTCGCGATGACGCCGAGTTCAACCTCGTAGCCAGCCGCAGTGCTCAGGCAGCCGTTATCAAGGCGATTAAGGAGGGTAAGACCAGCGTTGACCTCAACGCGCCAACCACTCCGGATAATACGCCAGGCGCTTCTACCCCAGGCGGCTCAAACACCGGTCAGACCGGCAGCGAAGGCCAAGGCTCTGAATCAGGCGGCGGTACTACCGGCAAGGACGATACTGGCGACGGCCTTGAATAG
- a CDS encoding ORF6N domain-containing protein, with product MIDRDLAELYGVETRVLNQAVKRNIERFPYDFRFELSREECLRSQIVISNGRGGNRYSTYAFTEQGVAMLSSVLRSQTAIEVNIQIMRAFVSMRHFMVNNASVFSRLETMEYHQLEILQHQQDTDKHIEATNKRIDEVFRRLDEGNAKPKQGVFYVVRVS from the coding sequence ATGATAGACAGAGACTTGGCAGAACTTTATGGAGTGGAAACCAGGGTGTTAAATCAAGCTGTAAAGCGTAACATAGAGCGATTTCCCTATGATTTTCGTTTTGAATTGAGTAGAGAAGAATGTTTGAGGTCACAAATTGTGATCTCAAATGGAAGAGGCGGCAACCGCTATTCAACTTATGCTTTTACAGAGCAAGGCGTGGCAATGCTTAGTAGCGTTCTTCGTTCACAAACAGCTATTGAGGTTAATATTCAGATCATGCGAGCATTTGTTTCCATGCGTCACTTTATGGTAAACAATGCTTCTGTTTTTAGTCGTTTGGAAACGATGGAATATCATCAGTTGGAAATCCTGCAACATCAACAAGATACCGATAAGCACATTGAAGCAACCAATAAGCGCATAGACGAGGTGTTTCGCAGATTGGACGAGGGCAATGCAAAGCCGAAACAAGGTGTGTTCTACGTTGTCAGAGTTAGTTAA
- a CDS encoding GNAT family N-acetyltransferase yields METERILLRYWEESDAEALFKYASDPDVGPRAGWPAHKSVEESREIIRTFFHNETTWAIVLKETGEAIGCIGYYTHETSNIPIGENDCEVGYWVGKPFWNQGICTETLKLMLDYCINEKHFENIWADHFTGNPASGRVMEKCGFSDTGMLNRCSQLVGGDKEMVKVFKYNG; encoded by the coding sequence ATGGAAACTGAAAGAATTTTACTTCGCTATTGGGAGGAATCTGATGCAGAGGCGCTCTTCAAGTACGCCTCCGACCCTGACGTAGGACCACGTGCTGGATGGCCGGCGCATAAGTCTGTAGAGGAAAGTCGGGAGATAATCCGGACATTCTTCCATAATGAAACGACATGGGCGATTGTGTTGAAAGAGACTGGCGAGGCTATCGGCTGCATCGGCTACTACACCCATGAAACCAGCAACATCCCTATCGGAGAAAACGACTGTGAGGTGGGCTACTGGGTAGGAAAGCCATTTTGGAACCAAGGAATCTGCACCGAAACCTTGAAGCTGATGCTTGACTACTGCATCAACGAGAAGCATTTCGAAAACATCTGGGCAGACCATTTCACAGGCAATCCTGCATCAGGAAGAGTCATGGAGAAATGCGGTTTCTCTGACACCGGAATGCTGAACAGATGTAGCCAGCTCGTGGGTGGCGACAAGGAAATGGTCAAGGTGTTCAAGTACAACGGATAA
- a CDS encoding XAC2610-related protein: MKRIIDSTLVILSLMLIFGCKESKVGQGNPTKDSMSIDTDSVISGKVFNKQDIASEDTLNAVIRTQSPKSKDFDFEVFIMRGEKTVQIIPFSYPKDDTFDPNGGRKDSCLMADVTFDGNKDLLVYLGQFGNQGVEYWDAYVWNEVKQKFLFVPSFHDIPNPTLNKKEKIIESFSRGSAVDYEFGKWKFEKGVFVQKELLSHPPRECE, encoded by the coding sequence ATGAAAAGAATTATCGATAGTACATTAGTAATACTTTCTTTGATGTTGATCTTCGGTTGCAAGGAAAGTAAGGTGGGGCAGGGAAACCCTACCAAAGACAGCATGTCTATTGACACCGATAGTGTGATTTCGGGCAAAGTTTTTAACAAGCAAGATATTGCATCGGAAGATACGCTTAACGCTGTTATAAGAACACAATCTCCCAAGTCCAAGGATTTCGATTTTGAAGTATTTATTATGCGAGGGGAGAAAACTGTACAAATTATACCTTTCTCTTATCCGAAGGACGATACTTTTGACCCAAATGGTGGCCGGAAGGATAGCTGTCTGATGGCTGATGTGACGTTTGATGGCAATAAAGATCTGTTGGTATATTTGGGACAATTCGGAAATCAAGGTGTGGAATATTGGGATGCTTATGTCTGGAATGAAGTCAAGCAGAAGTTCTTGTTTGTTCCATCATTCCATGATATTCCCAATCCTACGCTTAACAAAAAAGAAAAGATTATAGAATCTTTCAGCCGTGGTTCTGCCGTTGATTATGAGTTTGGAAAATGGAAGTTCGAGAAAGGAGTGTTTGTACAAAAAGAACTTCTGTCACACCCTCCGAGAGAGTGTGAGTAG
- a CDS encoding XAC2610-related protein — MKKIVFILLIFCSFLVVWGCNKNKTKCVLQKEATSDSSMRSNDDTLSLMIEHEVDDVDYGVIIKRGDKTIHRFGYKYPEDDDLVPNEERIDSCLLTDLNFDGIKEDVLFYLGSFGASGTKHFDACVWNPNTEHYDKIEEFKDIPNPKISDKYKCILSKVHVSSAENEYAKYVCTNGHLIKVAELRQYWKGNIYPERDRAVYEEHFIKANVWKRNLKLNQISDFWKPVVPF, encoded by the coding sequence ATGAAAAAGATAGTTTTTATTCTACTCATTTTTTGTAGTTTTCTTGTTGTATGGGGATGCAATAAGAATAAAACGAAATGTGTTCTACAGAAAGAAGCAACTTCTGATTCTTCTATGAGAAGTAATGACGACACTCTAAGCCTTATGATAGAACATGAGGTTGACGATGTTGATTATGGCGTGATTATAAAACGTGGCGACAAGACCATTCATCGCTTCGGATACAAATATCCTGAAGATGATGATCTTGTACCAAATGAAGAACGTATTGATAGTTGTCTGTTGACTGACTTGAATTTTGACGGTATAAAAGAAGATGTGCTGTTTTATTTGGGTAGCTTTGGTGCTTCTGGCACTAAACATTTTGATGCATGTGTTTGGAATCCTAATACTGAGCATTATGACAAAATTGAAGAATTCAAAGATATTCCAAACCCCAAAATCAGCGACAAATACAAGTGTATTCTTTCAAAAGTGCATGTTTCTTCCGCAGAGAACGAATATGCAAAATATGTATGCACCAATGGACATCTCATTAAGGTTGCCGAATTGAGACAATATTGGAAAGGGAACATTTATCCAGAGCGAGACAGGGCTGTTTATGAAGAGCATTTTATTAAAGCTAATGTTTGGAAGAGAAACTTGAAACTAAATCAAATTAGCGATTTCTGGAAACCGGTCGTACCGTTTTGA
- a CDS encoding PDDEXK nuclease domain-containing protein has protein sequence MEKNIINIDAHVIDDIRTIITRARNKAYQSINETLIRSNWEIGKRIVEEEQLGKQRADYGIQLIKSISQQLTTEFGSGYGVRNLAYFKQLYQYFPDWEILHARVQNLTWTHLKSILRVTDAEARLWYLKESSEQMWSTRTLDRNVASQYYYRLLQTSNEHKDEVENEMKTLTKGYADSPAMFIKSPMVTEFLGLSRDMSFSESELESAIITHLQKFLMEMGKGYAFVERQQHIITDTQDYYIDLVFYNYLMKCFVLIDLKTTKITHQDVGQMDMYVRMYDELKRTEGDNPTIGILLCSETSQDIARFSILHDSKQLFASKYLTYLPTEQQLKEEIEKQKEIFRLQHIR, from the coding sequence ATGGAAAAGAATATTATAAATATAGATGCACATGTCATAGATGATATCAGAACCATCATCACAAGGGCAAGAAACAAGGCGTATCAATCTATCAACGAAACCCTGATACGCTCAAACTGGGAAATCGGCAAACGTATTGTTGAAGAAGAGCAGCTTGGCAAGCAGCGTGCTGATTATGGAATACAGCTCATCAAGTCCATATCTCAGCAGTTGACGACTGAGTTCGGCTCCGGCTATGGTGTTCGTAACCTTGCCTATTTCAAGCAATTATACCAATATTTTCCTGATTGGGAGATTTTGCACGCGCGCGTGCAAAATCTTACTTGGACTCATCTAAAGAGTATTCTAAGAGTTACAGATGCAGAAGCTCGTCTATGGTATTTAAAGGAATCGTCAGAGCAAATGTGGAGCACAAGAACCCTCGACCGCAATGTTGCCTCACAATACTATTATCGACTCCTGCAAACCAGCAATGAGCACAAAGATGAGGTAGAGAACGAGATGAAAACCCTTACAAAAGGATACGCAGACTCACCTGCCATGTTCATCAAGTCGCCAATGGTGACAGAATTCTTGGGCTTATCCCGAGACATGAGCTTCTCGGAAAGCGAACTGGAGAGTGCAATCATCACCCATCTTCAGAAATTTCTGATGGAGATGGGCAAAGGCTATGCCTTCGTAGAGCGACAGCAGCACATCATCACCGATACCCAGGACTACTACATAGACCTGGTATTCTACAATTACCTGATGAAATGTTTTGTACTGATTGACCTGAAGACGACCAAGATCACCCATCAGGACGTAGGACAAATGGATATGTATGTAAGAATGTATGATGAACTGAAACGCACGGAAGGCGACAATCCGACCATCGGCATACTACTCTGTTCGGAAACCAGCCAGGATATCGCAAGATTTTCCATCTTGCACGACAGCAAGCAATTATTTGCTTCAAAATATCTTACATATCTCCCTACAGAACAGCAACTTAAGGAAGAAATAGAAAAGCAGAAAGAAATATTTAGATTACAACATATAAGATAA
- a CDS encoding energy transducer TonB: MKELVGIILLTVLVVFGSCNSNTNVSLVETSPQLFDVCQVSTGNPDYRNKELFINELKRKCKYPIEFQKNNLEAYVAIEYKTDQRGYIVKKRVVICDNKKFKKTTMETFNQVKTLKIATTEKIDTIYFQYKIQGSQTLIHSKVDVKIIGYGYNNKSILMK; the protein is encoded by the coding sequence ATGAAGGAATTAGTGGGTATTATATTATTGACAGTTTTGGTAGTATTTGGTTCATGCAACTCCAATACTAATGTGTCTCTTGTGGAAACATCTCCGCAACTATTTGATGTATGCCAAGTAAGCACAGGTAATCCAGACTATAGAAATAAAGAGTTGTTTATAAACGAATTGAAAAGAAAATGTAAATATCCTATTGAGTTTCAAAAAAATAATTTGGAGGCATACGTTGCTATTGAATACAAGACAGACCAACGAGGATATATTGTAAAAAAAAGAGTGGTTATTTGCGACAATAAAAAATTCAAAAAGACAACAATGGAAACATTCAATCAAGTTAAAACTCTCAAAATAGCCACAACAGAGAAAATAGATACAATCTACTTCCAATACAAGATACAAGGTTCACAAACTTTAATCCATTCAAAAGTAGATGTAAAGATTATCGGCTATGGCTACAATAATAAATCAATTTTAATGAAGTAA
- a CDS encoding DUF6624 domain-containing protein, whose product MKKSIFILGAVVLMTSCSTKNQTEYTKYIRAITKDVPFPVNGLRTVDDNMYVFEGVNSCEVPDYEISKDGVLTVTRTTLWKLPKNDVENIWRNLYFNKRQHRLVCVDRINKAGKTILGIMYVMQTESKKWPEKGVYHWDVTDMHNMQSVAISLEDFKNKSIRVMQSGTLPDVEESRKYNSLISKADSSYMQQNYQEAERYFTHAFDFKNYVRGQHLYNAACVASLAGHKDAAFWFLEERMKAEPEWYSLNIETDKDLLPIHDDVRWNEIMNAMHERQTRKEANYDIPLRNQLLEIAKDDQAIRQEWRMTSRQQPQDKAKIDSIFSVMATIDSINQQKIFKILDSRGFVGKDKVGDACRAYWLVVQHSSVEMQRKYLPLFLKAAERGDIPRENVAMMEDRICLFEGRPQRYGTQLEEDKDGKWHLYKLENPEKVDEYRKSVGMGTLSDYLKMMGIKL is encoded by the coding sequence ATGAAGAAAAGTATTTTTATATTGGGAGCAGTTGTGCTTATGACATCATGCTCTACAAAAAATCAGACTGAATACACAAAATACATTAGGGCAATAACCAAGGATGTACCATTTCCTGTGAATGGTTTACGCACTGTTGATGATAATATGTATGTATTTGAAGGAGTGAACAGCTGTGAGGTTCCTGATTATGAGATCAGCAAGGATGGAGTGTTGACTGTAACCAGGACAACTTTGTGGAAGCTACCAAAGAATGATGTTGAAAACATTTGGCGAAATCTATATTTCAATAAAAGACAACACCGACTTGTTTGTGTTGACAGAATAAATAAGGCTGGTAAGACAATACTGGGAATAATGTATGTCATGCAGACAGAATCTAAGAAATGGCCAGAGAAAGGTGTTTATCATTGGGATGTAACTGATATGCATAATATGCAGTCTGTAGCTATATCTTTGGAGGATTTCAAGAACAAGAGCATCAGAGTGATGCAGTCTGGTACTTTACCTGATGTGGAGGAAAGTCGGAAGTACAATAGTCTAATATCAAAAGCTGATTCATCCTACATGCAGCAGAATTATCAAGAAGCTGAACGATACTTCACCCATGCATTTGATTTTAAAAACTACGTTCGCGGCCAGCATCTCTATAATGCTGCATGTGTGGCATCACTGGCAGGTCATAAAGATGCTGCGTTCTGGTTTCTTGAGGAGAGAATGAAAGCTGAACCAGAATGGTATAGTCTGAACATAGAAACTGACAAAGATCTGCTCCCTATTCATGATGATGTGCGATGGAATGAAATCATGAATGCGATGCATGAGCGTCAGACAAGGAAAGAAGCCAACTACGATATTCCTCTCCGCAATCAACTGCTCGAAATAGCAAAGGATGACCAAGCCATTCGACAGGAATGGAGGATGACATCAAGACAGCAGCCACAAGACAAGGCAAAGATAGATTCCATTTTTTCCGTAATGGCTACGATTGACAGCATCAACCAACAGAAGATTTTTAAAATCCTTGATTCACGTGGATTTGTCGGTAAGGACAAGGTTGGTGATGCATGTAGAGCTTATTGGCTTGTTGTTCAGCATTCATCGGTCGAGATGCAAAGGAAATATCTGCCATTGTTCCTAAAGGCTGCAGAGAGAGGTGATATTCCTCGTGAGAATGTGGCGATGATGGAAGACCGTATCTGCCTTTTCGAAGGTCGTCCACAGCGATATGGCACCCAATTGGAAGAAGACAAGGACGGCAAATGGCATCTTTACAAGCTGGAGAATCCTGAGAAAGTTGACGAATACAGGAAGTCTGTAGGTATGGGAACGTTATCAGACTATCTTAAAATGATGGGAATCAAATTATGA
- a CDS encoding STM3941 family protein — translation MKQTDKNIKEIRIYHSLWKNILLTVGCFAFAAGGYFILHDANTSWPTKVFGGIGSMVFFGCGGMLMFMMTLYNITTHIPFLIIHDDRLDIYEQRKRTYRTIYFKDVEQFRLISIYSNNYIAIDYCTKTLMRKMENASCLTQRMMEFNVSVSGAIESILVQNLTMRGKEICNTLNYRMKIWRSNCN, via the coding sequence ATGAAACAAACCGATAAAAATATAAAAGAGATACGAATATACCATAGCCTTTGGAAGAATATTCTTCTGACTGTTGGTTGTTTCGCTTTTGCTGCAGGTGGATATTTCATACTCCATGATGCTAATACCTCATGGCCAACAAAAGTATTTGGCGGTATAGGAAGCATGGTGTTTTTTGGTTGTGGCGGAATGCTTATGTTTATGATGACTTTGTATAACATAACTACTCATATACCATTTTTGATAATCCATGACGATAGGCTTGACATTTACGAACAGCGCAAGAGAACATATCGAACAATCTATTTTAAAGATGTGGAGCAATTTCGCCTAATTAGTATATATTCTAACAACTACATAGCCATTGATTATTGTACAAAAACTTTGATGCGTAAGATGGAAAATGCTTCATGTCTAACCCAACGTATGATGGAATTTAATGTGTCTGTATCAGGAGCAATAGAAAGTATCCTCGTGCAAAATCTGACAATGAGGGGTAAGGAAATATGCAATACTTTGAACTATCGAATGAAAATATGGAGGTCGAACTGCAATTAA